A region of the Serinicoccus profundi genome:
GTCGGCCGTGGTCGGCAGCGTGTAGTCGACGAAGGAGCCGGAGACCAGGGTGCCCTGGTCGTCATACACCGCCTCCTCCCAGAGCGCCTGCGCGATGCCCTGGACGAGGCCGCCGTGCACCTGACCCTCGACGATGAGCGGGTTGACGACGTTGCCGATGTCATCGACGCAGACGTAGGAGCGCATCCGTGAGGCACCGGTCTCGGTGTCGATCTCCATCGCGCACAGGTGCGTGCCGTGCGGGAAGGAGAAGTTGACCGGGTCGAAGGTCGCATCGGCGTCCAGGCTCGGCTCCATGCCGTCCGGCAGGTCGTGCGCCGCGAAGACGGCGAGCGCCAGGCCGGCGAGGCCGAGTCCCTCCTGGTCGGACCCGGCGCCCTTGACGGTGAACTTCCCGTCGGTGAACTCCAGGTCGTCGACATTGGCCTCGAGCATGTGCGCGGCCAGCGGCCTGGCCTTCTCGACGACCTTCTTGGCGGCGTTGATGACCGCCTGACCGCCGACGACGAGCGACCGGGACCCGTAGGTGTCCAGGCCCTTGTGGCTGATCTGGGTGTCACCGTGCAGGACCGTGACGTCGTCGAAGGGGACGCCCAGCTGGGTCGGCCACGATCTGGCTCCAGGCCGTCTCGTGGCCCTGGCCGTGCGCCGAGGAGCCGGTGATGACCTCGACCTTGCCGGTCGGCAGCATCCGGACCGACGCGTGCTCCCAGCCGCCGGCACCGTAGTTGAGCGAGCCGAGCACCCGCGAGGGGGCGAGGCCGCACATCTCGGTGAAGGTCGAGATGCCCAGGCCCAGCTGCACGCGGTCGCCGCTCTCCCGGCGACGTCGCTGCTCGGCCCGCAGCTCGTCATACCCGAAGAGCTCCTTGGCCCGCTCGGTGGCCGCCTCGTAGTTGCCGGAGTCGTACTCCAGCCCGCAGACGGTCGTGAACGGGAACTCCTCGTGGGGTGATCCAGTTCTGCTCGCGGACCTCCATCGGGTCGCGGCCGAGCTCGAGGGCGAGCTCGTCCATGATCCGCTCGATCGCGAAGGTCGCCTCGGGCCGCCCGGCGCCGCGGTAGGCGTCGGTCCACGTCTTGTTGGTGAAGACGTTGGTGCAGGAGAAGTGGTAGGCACCGAACTTGTAGATGGAGTTGAACATGAACGCGCCGAGGATCGGCACGCCCGGCGTCACGAGGCCGAGGTAGGCGCCCATGTCGGCGAGCAGCTCCACCTTGAGGCCGGTGACGGTGCCGTCGGACTTCGCGGCCAGCGTGAGCTTCTGCCACTGGTCGCGACCGTGGTGGGCCGAGAGCAGGCTCTCGCTGCGGGTCTCGGTCCACTTGCACGGGCGGCCGGTATGCCGCGCCACGAGGAAGGTGATGATCTCCTCCGGGGTGACCTGCAGCTTGCCGCCGAAGCCGCCGCCGACGTCGGGGGCGATGACGCGGACCTTGCCCTCGTCGACGCCGAGCGTCATGGCGAGCATGAGGCGCAGGATGTGCGGCACCTGGGTGGCCGACCACATGACGAACTGCTCGCCGGTGGGGTCCACCACGGTGGAGCGCGGCTCCATGAACGCGGGGATGAGTCGCTGCTGGCGGAACTCGCGCTCGACGACGACGTCGGCGTCGCGGATGGCGTCCTCGACGCTCGAGCCGGTGCCGGCCTCGGCCGAGTCGAAGACCCAGGTGGCCGAGCGGTTGGTGCCGAGGTCGGGGTGGGCGAGCTCTTCGTCGGCGGCGGCCTTCTTGAGGTCGAGGGCGGCGGGCAGCTCGGCGTAGTCGACGTCGACGAGCTCGGCGGCGTCCCGCGCTGCCGCAGCGGTGCGCGCGGCGACGACGGCCACGACCTCGCCGGAGAAGGCGACCCGGTCGACGGCGATCGCCGGGTGCGGCGGGGCCATCTGGTCCTCGGTGATCGGCCAGGCGCACGGCAGGCTGCCCTGGAGGTCCTTGACGTCCTCGCCGGTCAGCACGGCGATGACGCCCGGAGCCTCCTTGGCGGCGCTGGCGTCGATGCCGGTGATGCTCGCGTGCGCGACCGGGCTGCGGACCATCGCCAGGTGGAGCATGCCCTGCAGCTGCAGGTTGTCGGTCCACTTGGTGCGGCCGGTGATGAGCCGCTGGTCCTCCTTGCGACGTCGGTCGCGGCCGACCTCGAGACTCGTGGTCTGTGGCCGGTCGTCGACGGCGGTCACGACTGCTCACCTCCGCTCGCGGCGGACTGGCCGGAGGCCTGCAGGACCGCCTTGACGATGTTGTGGTAGCCCGTGCAGCGGCAGAGGTTGCCCTCCATGCCGTGCCGGACCTCGTCCTCGGTGGGACTCGGGTTGGTGTTGAGCAGGTCGGTGGCCTGCATGATCATGCCGGGGGTGCAGAAGCCGCACTGGAGGGCGTGGCAGTCGCGGAAGGCCTCCTGCACCGGGGTGAGGGTCTCGCCGTCGGCCAGGCCCTCGATCGTCGTCACCTCGTGCCCGTCGGCCTGGACGGCGAGCACGTTGCACGACTTCACGCTGCGCCCGTCGAGGAGCACGGTGCAGGCGCCGCAGTTGCTCGTGTCGCAGCCCACGACGGTGCCGGTCTTGCCGAGCGTCTCGCGGAGGTGGAAGACGAGGAGGGTTCGGGGTTCGACCTCGTCGGTGTACGTCGTGCCGTCCACGGTCACGGTGATCTTCATACGGCTCTCCCGTCCGGAAGATGAGGGGACTTCGTTGTCCTCCCCGATCCTGCCGTGACGGTGGGTCACGCGCAACAGATAGGAGCGGGGTCAGACGATATGCCGGTGGATCGCGCCCGCGGTCTCGCGCAGCGGCTCCCCGCCGCCGCCCCAGCGCAGCGCGATGATCTCGCTGGCGATGCTCACCGCCGTCTCCTCCGGCGTCCGGGCACCGAGGTCGAGACCGATCGGGCTGCGCAGGCGGGAGAGCTGGTCCTCGGTCAGGCCGACATCGCGCAGCCGGGCCAGGCGGTCCTCGTGGGTGCGGCGCGAGCCCATCGCGCCGACGTAGGCCAGGTCGGGGGCGTCCGGGCCGAGCAGCACCTCGAGCAGGGGCACGTCGAACTTCGGGTCGTGGGTGAGGACGCAGGCGACCGTGCGCGCGTCGAGCGCGTCCTGCTCGACCTGGGACTCGACATACCGGTGCGGCCAGGAGACGACGACCTCGTCGGCGTCCGGGAAGCGGCTGCGCGTCGCGAAGACCGGGCGGGCGTCGCAGACCGTCACGCGGTAGCCGAGGAAGCTGCCCATCCGGGCCACCGCGGAGGCGAAGTCGATCGCGCCGAAGACGAGCATCCGCGGGCGGGGGGCGTAGGAGGCGACGAAGACGCGCATGCCCTCGCCGCGCCGCTCACCGTCCGGGCCGTACTCCAGCGTGGCGGTCCGACCCTGCGCGAGCATGCCGCGCGCGTCGTCGGTGACGGCGGCGTCGGCCCGGTCGCTGCCGAGCGTGCCGACGACCGACGCCGGCTCCGGGCGGACCACGAGCCGCCGCCCGAGGTGGGCCTCCTCGGGGTGGGCGACCACGGTGACCACGGCGACCGGTCGACCCGCGTCGATGTCGGCGGCGATCTCCCCCAGCTCCGGGAAGTCCGTGCGGGAGACGCGTTCGACGTAGATGTCGAGGATCCCGCCGCACGTCAGGCCTACACCCATCGCCTCGTCGTCGGAGACGCCATACCGCTGCAGCACCGGGGCGCCGCTGTCGATCACCTCCTGGCCGAGCTCGTAGACCGCGCCCTCGACACACCCCCCGGAGACCGAGCCGACCGCCTCGCCGTCGACGCCGACGAGCATGGCCGCACCCGGCTGGCGGGGGGCCGACTTCCAGGTGCCGACGACGGTCGCGAGGGCCACCTGCTGGTCGTCCTGCCACCACGTGAGGAGCCTGTCCAGGACATCGCGCATGGCGTCAGGATGGCACGCAGGTGCAGCATCGGCACGACGGAGACCGTGACGGACGCCGACGATCAGCCGTCATGGGGACCACAGAGACGCTGTACGACCGGGTGGCGCAGGCTGTCGCGGCCGGGGGTGGGGAGTTCCTCGTCGAGCGCACCGCCACCGGCTTCGACGTGCAGGCCGACGTGCAGGACCACCGTTGGGTCGGCGCCGCCTACCGCGCCGGCATCCGCGAGCTGACCATCCACCACGTCGCCGTGGACGAGGTGAACGGCACCTATACCGTCACCGACGACCTTCGGGCCGCGACGTGGGAGGCGGGGGCGGCCGGGCCGAAGTTCGTCCCGCGGGCCTCGATGAGCCGGTCGCTCGGGACGTTCCGGCAGGTGCGGCGCTCCTACCGGACGCAGGTGGGTGCGGACGGGCGTCCGGAGACCGTTCTGGACCACGTCTTCGACTCGGCCCGGGGGCGCAAGCTGGTCGAGAGGGAGGCTGCGGAGCTGGGCCTGGAGAAGCGGATGAACACGCCCGCCAAGGTCGGGCTGACCTTTGCGGTGCTGGCGCTCGTCGTCCGCCCTGGTGGCGCTGGTCGTGGCCGCCGCGGTGACCCTCTCGACCTGATCCGGCGCCGGTCTGGAGCGTCCCGTGGGAGTGGTGCATATGCCCCAGATCCACGGGACGTCGACGAACGTCCTCGTGAACCTCAGGCTGAGGCGACGCGGTCGAGGATCTCCTGGAAGGCCGCCAGCGAGTGACCGGCGACGAAGTCGTCCACGTGCGGCAGGACTGCGACGATCCCGGCCTGCACGGGGGCATACCCCTCCTTGCCGCGGTGCGGGTTGGCCCAGATCACCCGGTGCGCCAACGAGCGCAGTCGTCGCAGCTGCTCCCCCAGCAGCTCCGGCGACTGCCGCTCCCACCCGTCGCTGAGCACGACGACGACCGCGCCGCGGGCCATCCCGCGCCGGCCCCACCGCCGCAGGAAGACGTCGATCGCCTCGCCCAGTCGCGTCCCGCCGGACCAGTCCGGCACCGTCTCACCGGCCGCGAGCAGGGCCCGGTCCGGATCGCGCTCGCGCAGGGCTCGCGTGAGGTGGGTCAGCCGGGTGCCGATGCTAAAGACCTCGGTGGTGTGCGGGCTCTCCTGGACCACGGTGTGCGCCAGCCGGAGCAGACTGTCGGCGTAGGACCCCATCGAGCCCGACACGTCGACCAGGAGGATGACCCGACGGCGACGGATCGTCTTGTCGCGCAACCGGATCCGGGTGGGCTCACCGAGGTTCCGCAGGTGCGCGCGGACCGTCGCCCGCCCGTCCACCTCCCCCCGCCGTGACCGGGTATGCCGTCGCGCGGGCCGGGTGGGGTGGCGCAACCGGAGCGTGCCGAACTGCCGGCGGAGAGCGGCCCGGTCCGCGGGCGCCAGACCGGCGATGTCGCGATGGCGCAGCACCTCCTGCGCCGAGGCGGCGACCCGCACGAGGTCATCCTCGGAGCCCGGCTCGCCCTCCCCCGACGGCTCGTCCAGGGAGGCCTGCACCGCCGTGGGGGCGGGCGGCTCGTCCCGGCTCACCGCCTGCATGGGCCGGCCCCCGAACCACCCGGTGAAGACCCGGTCGTAGGGCTCGAGGTCGGCAGGTCCCGCGGTGAGGGTGGCACGCCCCGCCCAGTAGACGCGCGCCCGGTCGCCGAGACCCGTTGCGGCACAGGCCTGCAGGAAGGTCCGCTCCCGGTCGGCGCTCACCGGCAGGCCGGCGGCGCGGCAGGCCCGCGCGAACCCGCCCAGCGCCTGACCGGGGCTCCATCCCTCGACCTGCGTCACGGCATACCTCCGCTAGCGGGTGAGCATCCGGTCGAGCGCGACGCGCACGCGTTCGGCGTCCTCGCGGTACTTCACCGCGGCCCCCATCGTCGCGGCGGCGACCTCGGGGTCGAGTCGGCTCTGGCCGAGCGCGGTCAGCGCCCGCGCCCAGTCCAGGGTCTCGGCCACCCCGGGCGGCTTGACCATCGTCTCGTCGGCGCGCAGCTGCTGGACGAGGGTGACGACCTCGCGGGCCAGCTCCTCCTGCACCTCGGGCAGCCGCGCGTGCACGATCTCCAGCTCGCGGTCCAGACCCGGGTGCTCGATCCAGTGATAGAGGCAGCGCCGTTTGAGCGCGTCGTGCAGCTCCCGCGTGCGGTTGGAGGTGAGCACGACGAAGGGCGGCGTGCTCGCCGCGACCAGACCGAGCTCGGGGATGCTCACCGACCACGTCGACAGGACCTCCAGCAGGAAGGCCTCGAACTCGTCGTCCGCCCGGTCGATCTCGTCGATGAGCAGCACGCAGGGAGCCTCGCGCAGCGCCTGGAGCACCGGGCGGGCCTGGAGGAAACGCTCGTCGAAGAGCTCGGCCTCCAGCTCGGCGACCTGCCCCTCCCGGGCCTCGCCGGCGAGCGCCTCGACCGCGCGCAGGTGCAGGATCTGCCGGGGGAAGTCCCAGTCGTAGAGCGCCTGGCTGGCCTCGATCCCCTCGTAGCACTGCAGTCGGATGAGCGGCACCCCCATCAGCTGGGCCATCGCCTCGGCCAGCGCTGTCTTGCCGGTCCCCGGCTCCCCCTCGAGCAGGAGCGGCCGCTGCAGCGCGTGGGCCAGCCAGGTGACCGTCGCCAGCCCGTCGTCGGCGAGGTAGGCCGTCTGGGCCAGGGCGTCGCGCAGGGTGTCCGGGCTGGCCAGGGCGGGGTGCGGCATACCGGCAGCATCGCGGACGCGCCGGGCGTTGTCCACGGCGGGGTGCGGGGGCGTCGTAGTCTGCGGCGTGTGAGCGCCAGCCTCGAGGTCAGTGCCGACTCCCCCACCCCTGTCTTCGAGCAGATCGTGGAGCAGGTCGTCGCTGCCATCCGCGACGGGCACCTCGTGCCGGGCGAGAAGCTGCCGTCCGTGCGGCAGCTCGCCACCGACCTCGGGGTCGCGCCGAACACCGTGGCCAAGGCCTACCGCCAGCTCGAGGAGGAGGGGCACGTCGAGACGCGGGGCCGGGGCGGCACCCTCGTGCGCGGCGAGCTCGCCCCCTCGCTGCCGAGCCGCGGCGCCGCCGAGGACTTCGCGCGCGCATCCCGTGCCGACGGCCTCGACCTCGCCCAGGCCATCGGGCTGCTGCGCCGCAGCTGGTGAGGCTCCGGTGACCTCGGTTCAGCGGGTGTCGACGTCCACGCCGGTCGCGAGGTCGCCGCACTCGACGAGGGTGGGCCGCGCCCGCCGGAGGTAGGACCGGGCGCCGTGGTCGCCGCGGGAGTCGGCCAGCACCCCCTGCCAGTGGTCCTGGCCGAGCAGCACCGGGTGACCGGGCACGCCGTCGTAGGCCGCTCGCGCCAGGCTGGAGGGTCGTGCACCGTCCTGCAGCAGCCGGACCAGGACGTCGGGGCCGATGTCGGGCAGGTCGACGAGGTGGACGACGGCGGCCAGCGGGACGGTCCGTCCCCGGGCGACCAGCTGCATCAGGCCGGCCGCGAGGGAGTGCCCCATCCCCTGCTCCCAGGTGCCGCAGAAGGTCGTGGACACCGGCCCATCACCGGGGAAGGCGTCGGCGAGCCGCTGCTCGACCTGGTCCGCCTCCGCACCGGTGACCACCAGCACGTCGCCGCAGCCGCCGTCCAGCAGCACCTGGGTGGACCGCACGACCCACGGCACCTCATCGGTCCGTGCCAGTGCCTTGGGCCCGCCGAAGCGCCGCCCCGCCCCGGCGGCGAGCAGGAGACCGGTGATGCGTGCCGAGGGTGTCGCCATGGATGTCAGTGTGCCGGTCCATGATGGGGGCATGAGCATCGTGGTGGATCTCGCCGACCTGGGGCAGGCCCTGGCCCGGCACCCGACGGCCTACCTCCTGCTGTCCGCCGACGAGCGGCCGCACGTGGGCGAGGTCGAGGTCACGCTGCGCGACGGCGTGGTCGTGGTCTCGACACCAGGGCGCACCGCCCAGCGGGTGGCGCCGGAGCGCCCGGCCGTGACCCTGCTGCTGCCGCCGGGCGAGGCGGAGGGCTACAGCCTCATCGTCGACGGCCAAGCCGCCCTGGTCGACGGGGAGCTGCACGTGACGCCGACCCACGCGGTGCTGCACCGGCGCCCCCGCGCGGACTCGCCGCCGTCGGCCACCGGGTGCGGCAACGACTGTCAGCCGCTGTCGTGAGCGGTGCTGTCGCCGAGGAGGTGGGCCGGACGTTCCTTGACGAGGACTGGTATGCCGTCGAGCTCACCGGCCAGGCCTGGCGCGGCTGCGTCTTCCGCGAGGTCGACCTCACCGAGGCGCTGACCTCGGGCTGTCGCTTCGTGGACTGCACCTTCGATCGGTGCCGGCTCAACGCCTCGACCCACCGGCAGACCTCCTTCACCGCGTGCACCTTCACCGACACCTCGCTCTTCGACGCCACCCTGGAGGGGTGCCGGCTGGACGGCAGCAGCTTCTCCGGCTGCGACCTGCGCCCGCTCACCGTCTCGGGCGGGTCGTGGTGGGGCGTGTCCTTGCGCGGGGCCGACCTGCGCGACCAGGACCTCGCCGGGCTGCGGCTCACCGAGGCCGACCTCAGCGACGCCGACCTGCGCAAGACCTCGCTGCGCGGCGCCGACCTGTCCGGCGCGGTCCTGCGCTCGGCCCGCGCCGAGGGGGCCGACCTGCGCGAGGCCGGTCTCGTGGGGGCCGACCTCACCGACGCCGCCCTGCGTGGTGCGCGGCTCGACCTGGCCGGCGCCCTCGCGGTCGCCGAGTCGCTCGGTGCGCTCGTCGAGACCTGACGACACGGCATACCTCATCCACGACACCCCTGACGACAGGAGCGAGACCCATGGCCCTCATCCGGTGCGACTTCTTCTCCGACGCCCTCGAGCTGTCGACCTCGATGACGGTGATCCTGCCGCAACGGGTCGAGAGCCGGATCGGCATCGACGAGCCGCCCGCCACCGACGCGCCACCGCCGGTGCTCTACCTCCTGCACGGGTTGAGCGACGACGACACGATCTGGTCGCGGCGCACCTCGATCGAGCGGCATGCCGAGCGGCTCGGGCTCGCGGTCGTCATGCCGGCGGTGCACCGCAGCTTCTACACCGACATGCGCCACGGCGGGCGTTACTGGACCTTCGTCTCCGAGGAGCTTCCGAAGGTCGTCGCGCAGCTCTTCCGCGTCTCGACCGAGCGGGAGCGCACCTTCGTGGCCGGCCTGTCGATGGGCGGCTACGGCGCGCTGCAGCTGGCGCTGCGGCAGCCGGAGCGCTTCGCCGCCGCGGCGTCGCTGTCCGGCGCGCTCGACCTCGTGAGCTTCACCGAGCAGGGCCAGCGGGAGGAGACGATGCGCCTGGTGCTCGGTGACGAGCCGGTCCGGGGCAGCCGCAGCGACCTGTTCCACCTCCTCGCCGAGGCGGACGTCGACGCGCTCCCCCCGCTCTTCGTCGCCTCCGGCACCGAGGACGTCCTCGTGGGTCACTCCCACCGCTTCGCCGAGGCCGCCCGCTCCCGCGGCGCCGAGGTCACCGAGCGCTACGCGCCTGGAGGCCACACCTGGGACTACTGGGACGACGTCATCCAGGACGTCCTCGCCTGGCTGCCGCTGCCCTCCTGAGGCCCGGCCCAGCCTCACCAGGCCCGGCCTGAACCCTTGCGTCGGGTGTAAGGTCGTGCGTTTGTGACCCTGGCCCACCCACCGCTGCTCGCGCCTGCCCCGGCGCGGGCCTATGCGCGCCTCTTCGCGGCGGGATTCCGGCAGCAGAGCGCCTACCTCGCCGCCGCCGTCGGAGGACTCGTCGCCAATGTCACCTTCGGCTTCCTCAAGGCCTCGATCCTGCTCGCCACCCTGGCGGCAGCCGGTGGCACCCTGGCCGGCTACGACGCCGGCCAGATGCTCGCCTACGTCTGGCTGAGCCAGGCGATGCTCGGCCTCGTCAACGTCTACGGGCGCGACGTCCTCGCCGAGCGCATCAAGAGCGGCGACATCGCGATCGACTTCCTCCGGCCGCTGGACCTGCAGCTCGCCGGCCTGTCGACCTACCTCGGGAGCCGGTTGTTCACCCTGCTCCCCCGCGGCCTGCCCACCCTGACGGTCGGGCTGCTGACGACCGGCCTCGCCCTGCCCGCGGGGGCCACGCCCTACCTCCTCGGTGCCGTCAGCGTGCTGCTGGCGATGAGCCTGTCCTACCTCGCGGTCTACGCCCTGAGCATGAGCGCGCTGTGGCTCGTCGACATCCGGGGTCTCCAGGTGAGCTACATGATCGTCGCCAGCTTCTTCTGCGGCCTCTACATCCCGGTGGGCATCTTCCCGGGCTGGTTGGAGGCGGTCGCCCGTCTCACCCCCTTCCCCTCGATGCTCATGACCCCGATCGACGTCCTCTCCGGGTATGCGGCCGGCCCCGACGCCCTGCGCCTCGTCGGGATGCAGGTCGGCTGGGTCGTGGCGGTCGGCCTCCTCGGCCACGTGCTCACCCGGGCCGGGCGACGCCACCTGGAGGTGCAGGGTGGCTGAGGCGAGCACGCTCCGGGCCGACCTGCCGGCATACCGCGCCGTCCTGGCCTCCCGCATCCGGGCCCAGCGGTCCTACTCCACGTCCTTCCGGCTCGACCTCGCCGGTGCCGGGCTCATCACGCTCATCGAGTTCGCCGAGGTGTGGGTGATCTTCCACCAGGTCGACGCCATCGGGGGCCTGACCCTCGCCTCGGTCATGCTCGTCTTCGGCCTGGCCGAGATCTCCTTCAGCCTCGCCGACCTCCTCGTGGGGCACTGCGACCGGATGCCGACCTACGTCCGGGCGGGCACCCTCGACGTCTTCTACCTGCGCCCCCAGCCGGTGCTCCTGCAGCTCATGACCAGCGACCTCGACCTGCGACGGCTGGCCCGGGTGCTCGGTGGCGTCGCCATCCTCGTCGTCGGGCTGCTGGTGAGCGGCGTGTCCTGGACGCCGGAGAAGGTGCTGCTCCTGGCGATCACCATCCCTGCCGCCACGGCGATCTACGCGGGGATGTTCATCGCGGCGGCGGGGCTGCAGTTCTTCCTCATCAACGGCGCGGAGACGACCAACGCCTTCGTCTACGGCGGACGGTATGCCGCGAGCCAGCCCGCCGCGGTCTGGCCCCGGTCGCTGGTGCTCGTCTTCGGTCTGGTCTTCCCCGTCGTCTTCACCGGCTACCTCCCCGCCCTGGCGCTGCTGGACCTGCCCGTGCCCTTCGGGGCGCCGTCGTGGGTGGCGTGGCTGACACCGGTCGCCGCGGTGTGGACGTGGGGGCTCGCGCTCGGCTGCTGGCGGATGGGCACCCGGCACTACCAAGGAGCAGGCGGATGAACGAGCAGCCCGTCGTGGCCGTCGAGGGCCTGACCCGTGACTTCGTCGTGCGCTCGCGCGGGCACCGGCTGCGCGGTCGCCGCGTCCGCGCCGTCGACGACCTCGACTTCACCATCCGCCCCGGTGAGGCGGTGGGCTACATCGGCGCCAACGGCGCCGGCAAGTCCACGACGATCAAGATGCTCGCCGGGATCCTCGTGCCGAGCCAGGGTGAGGTCCGCACGTGCGGGCTGCGGCCGGTCCAGGACCGCCGGGCGCTGGCCCGGCGCATCGGTGTCGTCTTCGGCCAGCGCTCCCAGCTGTGGTGGGACCTGCCGGTCGCCGAGTCGTTCCGGATCCTCGCGGCCGTCCACCACCTGGACCGGCCGACCGAGCGGGCGCGCACCGCCGAGCTCGTCGAGCGGCTCGAGATGGGGTCCTACCTCGACACGCCGGTGCGCCAGCTCTCCCTCGGTCAACGGATGCGGGCCGAGGTCGCCGCCGCCCTGCTCCACTCCCCCGCGCTCGTCATCCTCGACGAGCCCACCATTGGGTTGGACGTGCTCTCCAAGCAGCGGCTGCGGGAGTTCCTCATCGAGCAGCGCCGGGAGCACGGGACGACCCTCATGCTCACCACGCACGACATGGGCGACGTCGAGCGGCTCTGCGGGCGGGTGCTCGTCATCGACGACGGACGGCTCGCCTACGACGGGTCGCTGGCCGGGCTCTCCCGCACCGTCGGCGCCCGACGGGTGCTCGTCGTCGACCTGGAGCGACCGACCGAGCCGCTCACCGGCATACCCGCGACGCAACACCTCGGTAGCGAGGCGCAAGGCCTGCAGCAGCGCCTGGCCTTCGACCCCGAGCAGACCACGGCGGCGGCGGTGCTCGCCGCCGTGTCGCGGCGGAGTGAGGTGCGCGACCTGGCGATCGAGGAGCCCGACGTCGAGGACGTCGTCCGCCGGATCTACGCCGCGCGCCGCTGAGCCCCGCGCCCGGGCGATAGGCTCTCGCCGTCCTCGCCAGAGTCGCGCGCCCCAGGAGGCCGGGTGGTCCCGCACCGTGATGCTCCCCCAGCACCGAGCCG
Encoded here:
- a CDS encoding xanthine dehydrogenase family protein molybdopterin-binding subunit, with protein sequence MGVPFDDVTVLHGDTQISHKGLDTYGSRSLVVGGQAVINAAKKVVEKARPLAAHMLEANVDDLEFTDGKFTVKGAGSDQEGLGLAGLALAVFAAHDLPDGMEPSLDADATFDPVNFSFPHGTHLCAMEIDTETGASRMRSYVCVDDIGNVVNPLIVEGQVHGGLVQGIAQALWEEAVYDDQGTLVSGSFVDYTLPTTADTINFVTDRTTSPATSNDLGVKGVGEAGCIASTPAVVNAVLDAIRQFGVTDILMPCTPERVWRAIQDGTAGAMTDTAESAAGHFAEGEPNQDPPGTAASSAGSTTQEGGQA
- a CDS encoding molybdopterin cofactor-binding domain-containing protein encodes the protein MEYDSGNYEAATERAKELFGYDELRAEQRRRRESGDRVQLGLGISTFTEMCGLAPSRVLGSLNYGAGGWEHASVRMLPTGKVEVITGSSAHGQGHETAWSQIVADPAGRPLRRRHGPAR
- a CDS encoding xanthine dehydrogenase family protein molybdopterin-binding subunit codes for the protein MTAVDDRPQTTSLEVGRDRRRKEDQRLITGRTKWTDNLQLQGMLHLAMVRSPVAHASITGIDASAAKEAPGVIAVLTGEDVKDLQGSLPCAWPITEDQMAPPHPAIAVDRVAFSGEVVAVVAARTAAAARDAAELVDVDYAELPAALDLKKAAADEELAHPDLGTNRSATWVFDSAEAGTGSSVEDAIRDADVVVEREFRQQRLIPAFMEPRSTVVDPTGEQFVMWSATQVPHILRLMLAMTLGVDEGKVRVIAPDVGGGFGGKLQVTPEEIITFLVARHTGRPCKWTETRSESLLSAHHGRDQWQKLTLAAKSDGTVTGLKVELLADMGAYLGLVTPGVPILGAFMFNSIYKFGAYHFSCTNVFTNKTWTDAYRGAGRPEATFAIERIMDELALELGRDPMEVREQNWITPRGVPVHDRLRAGVRLRQLRGGHRAGQGALRV
- a CDS encoding (2Fe-2S)-binding protein; the encoded protein is MKITVTVDGTTYTDEVEPRTLLVFHLRETLGKTGTVVGCDTSNCGACTVLLDGRSVKSCNVLAVQADGHEVTTIEGLADGETLTPVQEAFRDCHALQCGFCTPGMIMQATDLLNTNPSPTEDEVRHGMEGNLCRCTGYHNIVKAVLQASGQSAASGGEQS
- a CDS encoding XdhC family protein — translated: MRDVLDRLLTWWQDDQQVALATVVGTWKSAPRQPGAAMLVGVDGEAVGSVSGGCVEGAVYELGQEVIDSGAPVLQRYGVSDDEAMGVGLTCGGILDIYVERVSRTDFPELGEIAADIDAGRPVAVVTVVAHPEEAHLGRRLVVRPEPASVVGTLGSDRADAAVTDDARGMLAQGRTATLEYGPDGERRGEGMRVFVASYAPRPRMLVFGAIDFASAVARMGSFLGYRVTVCDARPVFATRSRFPDADEVVVSWPHRYVESQVEQDALDARTVACVLTHDPKFDVPLLEVLLGPDAPDLAYVGAMGSRRTHEDRLARLRDVGLTEDQLSRLRSPIGLDLGARTPEETAVSIASEIIALRWGGGGEPLRETAGAIHRHIV
- a CDS encoding vWA domain-containing protein, whose product is MTQVEGWSPGQALGGFARACRAAGLPVSADRERTFLQACAATGLGDRARVYWAGRATLTAGPADLEPYDRVFTGWFGGRPMQAVSRDEPPAPTAVQASLDEPSGEGEPGSEDDLVRVAASAQEVLRHRDIAGLAPADRAALRRQFGTLRLRHPTRPARRHTRSRRGEVDGRATVRAHLRNLGEPTRIRLRDKTIRRRRVILLVDVSGSMGSYADSLLRLAHTVVQESPHTTEVFSIGTRLTHLTRALRERDPDRALLAAGETVPDWSGGTRLGEAIDVFLRRWGRRGMARGAVVVVLSDGWERQSPELLGEQLRRLRSLAHRVIWANPHRGKEGYAPVQAGIVAVLPHVDDFVAGHSLAAFQEILDRVASA
- a CDS encoding AAA family ATPase, translated to MPHPALASPDTLRDALAQTAYLADDGLATVTWLAHALQRPLLLEGEPGTGKTALAEAMAQLMGVPLIRLQCYEGIEASQALYDWDFPRQILHLRAVEALAGEAREGQVAELEAELFDERFLQARPVLQALREAPCVLLIDEIDRADDEFEAFLLEVLSTWSVSIPELGLVAASTPPFVVLTSNRTRELHDALKRRCLYHWIEHPGLDRELEIVHARLPEVQEELAREVVTLVQQLRADETMVKPPGVAETLDWARALTALGQSRLDPEVAAATMGAAVKYREDAERVRVALDRMLTR
- a CDS encoding GntR family transcriptional regulator codes for the protein MSASLEVSADSPTPVFEQIVEQVVAAIRDGHLVPGEKLPSVRQLATDLGVAPNTVAKAYRQLEEEGHVETRGRGGTLVRGELAPSLPSRGAAEDFARASRADGLDLAQAIGLLRRSW
- a CDS encoding nucleotidyltransferase family protein, with the translated sequence MATPSARITGLLLAAGAGRRFGGPKALARTDEVPWVVRSTQVLLDGGCGDVLVVTGAEADQVEQRLADAFPGDGPVSTTFCGTWEQGMGHSLAAGLMQLVARGRTVPLAAVVHLVDLPDIGPDVLVRLLQDGARPSSLARAAYDGVPGHPVLLGQDHWQGVLADSRGDHGARSYLRRARPTLVECGDLATGVDVDTR
- a CDS encoding pentapeptide repeat-containing protein translates to MSGAVAEEVGRTFLDEDWYAVELTGQAWRGCVFREVDLTEALTSGCRFVDCTFDRCRLNASTHRQTSFTACTFTDTSLFDATLEGCRLDGSSFSGCDLRPLTVSGGSWWGVSLRGADLRDQDLAGLRLTEADLSDADLRKTSLRGADLSGAVLRSARAEGADLREAGLVGADLTDAALRGARLDLAGALAVAESLGALVET
- a CDS encoding alpha/beta hydrolase produces the protein MALIRCDFFSDALELSTSMTVILPQRVESRIGIDEPPATDAPPPVLYLLHGLSDDDTIWSRRTSIERHAERLGLAVVMPAVHRSFYTDMRHGGRYWTFVSEELPKVVAQLFRVSTERERTFVAGLSMGGYGALQLALRQPERFAAAASLSGALDLVSFTEQGQREETMRLVLGDEPVRGSRSDLFHLLAEADVDALPPLFVASGTEDVLVGHSHRFAEAARSRGAEVTERYAPGGHTWDYWDDVIQDVLAWLPLPS